The following are encoded together in the Chlorocebus sabaeus isolate Y175 chromosome 20, mChlSab1.0.hap1, whole genome shotgun sequence genome:
- the ZFP69B gene encoding zinc finger protein 69 homolog B isoform X3 — protein MLQQLLITLPTEASTWVKLHHPKKVTEGVALWEDVTKMFKGEALLSQDADETQGDSLDSRVALGPLTAESQELLTFKDISVDFTQEEWGHLAPAHRNLYREVMLENYGNLVSVDLESKTKTKESALQNDISWEELHCGLMMEGSTKGSTMYSTLGRISKCNKLESQQENQRMGEGQIPLMCKKTFTQERGQESNRFEKRINVKSEVIPGPIGLPRKRDRKYDTSGKRSRYNIDLVNHSRSYTKMKTFECNICEKIFKQLIHLTEHMRIHTGEKPFRCKECGKAFSQSSSLIPHQRIHTGEKPYECKECGKTFRHPSSLTQHVRIHTGEKPYECRVCEKAFSQSIGLIQHLRTHVREKPFTCKDCGKTFFQIRHLRQHEIIHTGVKPYICNVCSKTFSHSTYLTQHQRTHTGERPYKCKECGKAFSQRIHLSIHQRVHTGVKPYECSHCGKAFRHDSSFAKHQRIHTGEKPYDCNECGKAFSCSSSLIRHCKTHFRNTFSNVV, from the exons ATGCTGCAGCAGCTCCTGATCACCCTGCCCACCGAGGCCAGCACGTGGGTGAAGTTGCATCATCCAAAGAAGGTCACTGAGGGGGTGGCCCTGTGGGAGGATGTGACTAAAATGTTTAAAGGAGAAG CTCTGCTGTCTCAGGATGCTGATGAGACCCAGGGAGACAGTTTAGACAGTAGAGTGGCCCTTGGACCCCTGACAGCAGAATCTCAG GAACTATTAACCTTCAAGGACATATCTGTGGACTTCACTCAGGAGGAGTGGGGGCATCTGGCCCCTGCTCACCGGAATCTGTACCGGGAGGTGATGCTGGAGAACTATGGGAACCTGGTCTCAGTGG acttggagagcaaaacaaaaaccaaagagtCAGCCTTACAGAATGATATTTCGTGGGAAGAATTACATTGTGGTCTAATGATGGAAGGATCTACAAAAGGAAGCACCATGTATTCCACCTTGGGAAGAATCTCCAAATGTAATAAGCTAGAAAGCCAACAAGAGAACCAAAGAATGGGTGAGGGGCAAATCCCCTTGATGTGCAAGAAAACCTTCACTCAGGAGAGAGGCCAAGAATCTAATAGATTTGAGAAAAGAATTAATGTGAAGTCAGAAGTTATACCAGGACCAATAGGTCTTCCAAGAAAAAGAGATCGTAAATATGACACATCTGGAAAGAGAAGCAGATACAACATAGATTTAGTTAATCATTCAAGGagttatacaaaaatgaaaacctttGAATGTAATATTTGTGAAAAAATCTTCAAACAGCTTATTCACCTTACTGAACACATGAGGATTCATACTGGGGAGAAACCTTTCAgatgtaaggaatgtggaaaagcctttagCCAAAGTTCATCTCTTATTCCACaccagagaattcatactggtgagaaaccctatgaatgtaaggaatgtgggaaaaccTTCAGACATCCTTCATCACTTACTCAACATGTTAGAATTCATACTGGGGAGAAGCCCTATGAATGTAGGGTATGTGAGAAAGCCTTCAGCCAAAGCATTGGACTGATCCAGCATTTGAGAACTCATGTTAGAGAGAAACCTTTTACCTGCAAAGACTGTGGAAAAACGTTTTTCCAGATTAGACACCTTAGGCAACATGAGATTATTCATACTGGTGTGAAACCCTATATTTGTAATGTATGTAGTAAAACCTTCAGCCATAGCACATACCTAACTCAACACCAGAGAACTCATACTGGAGAAAGACCATataaatgtaaggaatgtgggaaagcctttagccAGAGAATACATCTTTCTATCCATCAGAGAGTCCATACTGGAGTAAAACCTTATGAATGCAGTCactgtgggaaagcctttagGCATGATTCATCCTTTGCtaaacatcagagaattcatactggagaaaaaccttatGATTGTAATGAGTGTGGAAAAGCCTTCAGCTGTAGTTCATCCCTTATTAGACACTGCAAAACACATTTCAGAAATACCTTCAGCAATGTTGTATga
- the ZFP69B gene encoding zinc finger protein 69 homolog B isoform X4 has translation MLENYGNLVSVAGYQLSKPGVISQLEKGEEPWLMEREISGVPSSDLESKTKTKESALQNDISWEELHCGLMMEGSTKGSTMYSTLGRISKCNKLESQQENQRMGEGQIPLMCKKTFTQERGQESNRFEKRINVKSEVIPGPIGLPRKRDRKYDTSGKRSRYNIDLVNHSRSYTKMKTFECNICEKIFKQLIHLTEHMRIHTGEKPFRCKECGKAFSQSSSLIPHQRIHTGEKPYECKECGKTFRHPSSLTQHVRIHTGEKPYECRVCEKAFSQSIGLIQHLRTHVREKPFTCKDCGKTFFQIRHLRQHEIIHTGVKPYICNVCSKTFSHSTYLTQHQRTHTGERPYKCKECGKAFSQRIHLSIHQRVHTGVKPYECSHCGKAFRHDSSFAKHQRIHTGEKPYDCNECGKAFSCSSSLIRHCKTHFRNTFSNVV, from the exons ATGCTGGAGAACTATGGGAACCTGGTCTCAGTGG CAGGATATCAGCTTTCCAAACCTGGCGTGATTTCCCAgttggagaaaggagaagaacCATGGCTGATGGAGAGAGAGATTTCAGGAGTACCAAGTTCAG acttggagagcaaaacaaaaaccaaagagtCAGCCTTACAGAATGATATTTCGTGGGAAGAATTACATTGTGGTCTAATGATGGAAGGATCTACAAAAGGAAGCACCATGTATTCCACCTTGGGAAGAATCTCCAAATGTAATAAGCTAGAAAGCCAACAAGAGAACCAAAGAATGGGTGAGGGGCAAATCCCCTTGATGTGCAAGAAAACCTTCACTCAGGAGAGAGGCCAAGAATCTAATAGATTTGAGAAAAGAATTAATGTGAAGTCAGAAGTTATACCAGGACCAATAGGTCTTCCAAGAAAAAGAGATCGTAAATATGACACATCTGGAAAGAGAAGCAGATACAACATAGATTTAGTTAATCATTCAAGGagttatacaaaaatgaaaacctttGAATGTAATATTTGTGAAAAAATCTTCAAACAGCTTATTCACCTTACTGAACACATGAGGATTCATACTGGGGAGAAACCTTTCAgatgtaaggaatgtggaaaagcctttagCCAAAGTTCATCTCTTATTCCACaccagagaattcatactggtgagaaaccctatgaatgtaaggaatgtgggaaaaccTTCAGACATCCTTCATCACTTACTCAACATGTTAGAATTCATACTGGGGAGAAGCCCTATGAATGTAGGGTATGTGAGAAAGCCTTCAGCCAAAGCATTGGACTGATCCAGCATTTGAGAACTCATGTTAGAGAGAAACCTTTTACCTGCAAAGACTGTGGAAAAACGTTTTTCCAGATTAGACACCTTAGGCAACATGAGATTATTCATACTGGTGTGAAACCCTATATTTGTAATGTATGTAGTAAAACCTTCAGCCATAGCACATACCTAACTCAACACCAGAGAACTCATACTGGAGAAAGACCATataaatgtaaggaatgtgggaaagcctttagccAGAGAATACATCTTTCTATCCATCAGAGAGTCCATACTGGAGTAAAACCTTATGAATGCAGTCactgtgggaaagcctttagGCATGATTCATCCTTTGCtaaacatcagagaattcatactggagaaaaaccttatGATTGTAATGAGTGTGGAAAAGCCTTCAGCTGTAGTTCATCCCTTATTAGACACTGCAAAACACATTTCAGAAATACCTTCAGCAATGTTGTATga
- the ZFP69B gene encoding zinc finger protein 69 homolog B isoform X1 — translation MLQQLLITLPTEASTWVKLHHPKKVTEGVALWEDVTKMFKGEALLSQDADETQGDSLDSRVALGPLTAESQELLTFKDISVDFTQEEWGHLAPAHRNLYREVMLENYGNLVSVAGYQLSKPGVISQLEKGEEPWLMEREISGVPSSDLESKTKTKESALQNDISWEELHCGLMMEGSTKGSTMYSTLGRISKCNKLESQQENQRMGEGQIPLMCKKTFTQERGQESNRFEKRINVKSEVIPGPIGLPRKRDRKYDTSGKRSRYNIDLVNHSRSYTKMKTFECNICEKIFKQLIHLTEHMRIHTGEKPFRCKECGKAFSQSSSLIPHQRIHTGEKPYECKECGKTFRHPSSLTQHVRIHTGEKPYECRVCEKAFSQSIGLIQHLRTHVREKPFTCKDCGKTFFQIRHLRQHEIIHTGVKPYICNVCSKTFSHSTYLTQHQRTHTGERPYKCKECGKAFSQRIHLSIHQRVHTGVKPYECSHCGKAFRHDSSFAKHQRIHTGEKPYDCNECGKAFSCSSSLIRHCKTHFRNTFSNVV, via the exons ATGCTGCAGCAGCTCCTGATCACCCTGCCCACCGAGGCCAGCACGTGGGTGAAGTTGCATCATCCAAAGAAGGTCACTGAGGGGGTGGCCCTGTGGGAGGATGTGACTAAAATGTTTAAAGGAGAAG CTCTGCTGTCTCAGGATGCTGATGAGACCCAGGGAGACAGTTTAGACAGTAGAGTGGCCCTTGGACCCCTGACAGCAGAATCTCAG GAACTATTAACCTTCAAGGACATATCTGTGGACTTCACTCAGGAGGAGTGGGGGCATCTGGCCCCTGCTCACCGGAATCTGTACCGGGAGGTGATGCTGGAGAACTATGGGAACCTGGTCTCAGTGG CAGGATATCAGCTTTCCAAACCTGGCGTGATTTCCCAgttggagaaaggagaagaacCATGGCTGATGGAGAGAGAGATTTCAGGAGTACCAAGTTCAG acttggagagcaaaacaaaaaccaaagagtCAGCCTTACAGAATGATATTTCGTGGGAAGAATTACATTGTGGTCTAATGATGGAAGGATCTACAAAAGGAAGCACCATGTATTCCACCTTGGGAAGAATCTCCAAATGTAATAAGCTAGAAAGCCAACAAGAGAACCAAAGAATGGGTGAGGGGCAAATCCCCTTGATGTGCAAGAAAACCTTCACTCAGGAGAGAGGCCAAGAATCTAATAGATTTGAGAAAAGAATTAATGTGAAGTCAGAAGTTATACCAGGACCAATAGGTCTTCCAAGAAAAAGAGATCGTAAATATGACACATCTGGAAAGAGAAGCAGATACAACATAGATTTAGTTAATCATTCAAGGagttatacaaaaatgaaaacctttGAATGTAATATTTGTGAAAAAATCTTCAAACAGCTTATTCACCTTACTGAACACATGAGGATTCATACTGGGGAGAAACCTTTCAgatgtaaggaatgtggaaaagcctttagCCAAAGTTCATCTCTTATTCCACaccagagaattcatactggtgagaaaccctatgaatgtaaggaatgtgggaaaaccTTCAGACATCCTTCATCACTTACTCAACATGTTAGAATTCATACTGGGGAGAAGCCCTATGAATGTAGGGTATGTGAGAAAGCCTTCAGCCAAAGCATTGGACTGATCCAGCATTTGAGAACTCATGTTAGAGAGAAACCTTTTACCTGCAAAGACTGTGGAAAAACGTTTTTCCAGATTAGACACCTTAGGCAACATGAGATTATTCATACTGGTGTGAAACCCTATATTTGTAATGTATGTAGTAAAACCTTCAGCCATAGCACATACCTAACTCAACACCAGAGAACTCATACTGGAGAAAGACCATataaatgtaaggaatgtgggaaagcctttagccAGAGAATACATCTTTCTATCCATCAGAGAGTCCATACTGGAGTAAAACCTTATGAATGCAGTCactgtgggaaagcctttagGCATGATTCATCCTTTGCtaaacatcagagaattcatactggagaaaaaccttatGATTGTAATGAGTGTGGAAAAGCCTTCAGCTGTAGTTCATCCCTTATTAGACACTGCAAAACACATTTCAGAAATACCTTCAGCAATGTTGTATga
- the ZFP69B gene encoding zinc finger protein 69 homolog B isoform X2, whose product MLQQLLITLPTEASTWVKLHHPKKVTEGVALWEDVTKMFKGEALLSQDADETQGDSLDSRVALGPLTAESQELLTFKDISVDFTQEEWGHLAPAHRNLYREVMLENYGNLVSVGYQLSKPGVISQLEKGEEPWLMEREISGVPSSDLESKTKTKESALQNDISWEELHCGLMMEGSTKGSTMYSTLGRISKCNKLESQQENQRMGEGQIPLMCKKTFTQERGQESNRFEKRINVKSEVIPGPIGLPRKRDRKYDTSGKRSRYNIDLVNHSRSYTKMKTFECNICEKIFKQLIHLTEHMRIHTGEKPFRCKECGKAFSQSSSLIPHQRIHTGEKPYECKECGKTFRHPSSLTQHVRIHTGEKPYECRVCEKAFSQSIGLIQHLRTHVREKPFTCKDCGKTFFQIRHLRQHEIIHTGVKPYICNVCSKTFSHSTYLTQHQRTHTGERPYKCKECGKAFSQRIHLSIHQRVHTGVKPYECSHCGKAFRHDSSFAKHQRIHTGEKPYDCNECGKAFSCSSSLIRHCKTHFRNTFSNVV is encoded by the exons ATGCTGCAGCAGCTCCTGATCACCCTGCCCACCGAGGCCAGCACGTGGGTGAAGTTGCATCATCCAAAGAAGGTCACTGAGGGGGTGGCCCTGTGGGAGGATGTGACTAAAATGTTTAAAGGAGAAG CTCTGCTGTCTCAGGATGCTGATGAGACCCAGGGAGACAGTTTAGACAGTAGAGTGGCCCTTGGACCCCTGACAGCAGAATCTCAG GAACTATTAACCTTCAAGGACATATCTGTGGACTTCACTCAGGAGGAGTGGGGGCATCTGGCCCCTGCTCACCGGAATCTGTACCGGGAGGTGATGCTGGAGAACTATGGGAACCTGGTCTCAGTGG GATATCAGCTTTCCAAACCTGGCGTGATTTCCCAgttggagaaaggagaagaacCATGGCTGATGGAGAGAGAGATTTCAGGAGTACCAAGTTCAG acttggagagcaaaacaaaaaccaaagagtCAGCCTTACAGAATGATATTTCGTGGGAAGAATTACATTGTGGTCTAATGATGGAAGGATCTACAAAAGGAAGCACCATGTATTCCACCTTGGGAAGAATCTCCAAATGTAATAAGCTAGAAAGCCAACAAGAGAACCAAAGAATGGGTGAGGGGCAAATCCCCTTGATGTGCAAGAAAACCTTCACTCAGGAGAGAGGCCAAGAATCTAATAGATTTGAGAAAAGAATTAATGTGAAGTCAGAAGTTATACCAGGACCAATAGGTCTTCCAAGAAAAAGAGATCGTAAATATGACACATCTGGAAAGAGAAGCAGATACAACATAGATTTAGTTAATCATTCAAGGagttatacaaaaatgaaaacctttGAATGTAATATTTGTGAAAAAATCTTCAAACAGCTTATTCACCTTACTGAACACATGAGGATTCATACTGGGGAGAAACCTTTCAgatgtaaggaatgtggaaaagcctttagCCAAAGTTCATCTCTTATTCCACaccagagaattcatactggtgagaaaccctatgaatgtaaggaatgtgggaaaaccTTCAGACATCCTTCATCACTTACTCAACATGTTAGAATTCATACTGGGGAGAAGCCCTATGAATGTAGGGTATGTGAGAAAGCCTTCAGCCAAAGCATTGGACTGATCCAGCATTTGAGAACTCATGTTAGAGAGAAACCTTTTACCTGCAAAGACTGTGGAAAAACGTTTTTCCAGATTAGACACCTTAGGCAACATGAGATTATTCATACTGGTGTGAAACCCTATATTTGTAATGTATGTAGTAAAACCTTCAGCCATAGCACATACCTAACTCAACACCAGAGAACTCATACTGGAGAAAGACCATataaatgtaaggaatgtgggaaagcctttagccAGAGAATACATCTTTCTATCCATCAGAGAGTCCATACTGGAGTAAAACCTTATGAATGCAGTCactgtgggaaagcctttagGCATGATTCATCCTTTGCtaaacatcagagaattcatactggagaaaaaccttatGATTGTAATGAGTGTGGAAAAGCCTTCAGCTGTAGTTCATCCCTTATTAGACACTGCAAAACACATTTCAGAAATACCTTCAGCAATGTTGTATga